A genomic window from Armatimonadota bacterium includes:
- a CDS encoding class I SAM-dependent methyltransferase, giving the protein MNTRLRQIAENIERNPCESTGHIYHPLPFPEFERLKTSSSKESAFRKWRLINHSLQSFPSIAGLRVLDVGANAGFYSFNFAKLGALVDAYEPHKHYAQFGAQIAEATNLPVRWHNKRLEQADLAGKSYDIALMLSVFQWVSRGNENLEEAKALLSAVAHSARVLFFELGCNSGESAIHVAERPIAWIWRLLKENTSPKDVAYLGSTAPWGRGRRFLFACAEDRLSLTLWQRLITFALQRSWIC; this is encoded by the coding sequence ATGAATACCAGGCTAAGACAGATTGCTGAGAATATCGAAAGGAACCCTTGCGAATCTACAGGGCATATATACCATCCGTTGCCCTTTCCAGAATTCGAACGACTTAAGACGTCAAGTTCGAAGGAGTCTGCCTTTCGTAAATGGCGCTTGATAAATCATTCCCTTCAGTCATTTCCTTCAATAGCTGGATTGCGCGTGCTGGATGTTGGCGCTAATGCTGGGTTCTATTCGTTTAATTTTGCCAAACTGGGCGCACTTGTGGATGCTTATGAGCCGCACAAGCATTATGCCCAATTTGGCGCTCAGATTGCGGAAGCTACTAACCTCCCAGTCCGATGGCATAACAAGAGATTAGAGCAAGCAGATTTGGCGGGCAAAAGCTACGACATTGCCTTGATGCTGAGCGTGTTTCAATGGGTTTCTAGAGGTAACGAAAACCTAGAAGAAGCAAAAGCATTGCTCAGTGCCGTGGCGCACTCTGCAAGAGTTCTATTTTTTGAATTAGGGTGCAACAGCGGTGAAAGTGCCATTCACGTTGCTGAGCGTCCGATTGCTTGGATTTGGCGTTTGCTTAAGGAAAACACTTCGCCGAAGGATGTTGCTTACCTTGGCTCAACCGCTCCATGGGGCAGAGGACGTCGTTTTCTCTTTGCCTGCGCAGAAGATAGACTAAGTTTGACTCTTTGGCAGCGGCTTATCACCTTCGCCTTGCAAAGGTCCTGGATATGTTAA
- a CDS encoding methionine biosynthesis protein MetW, with protein MNNLPKFSRESKAIVFPAGTVAGYGHIQSLGLAGIPVVAANPDKCDSFYSRYVVERHIVPDPLKDHEAFVQWLVEYGKNQESKPVLFMAEDVFAYIVSLYQVELSPVCLYPYLPLDKLDRFFNKEHMLRFAEQAGVPLPLTLTNPTRNQLLEWDAFPAIIKPLVARFTFKGRKLINTGRFQHLFGSKAAKVNNRQELLEKAAMVEEAEIAYFVQEYLYVPNRELPTIKFVAAEDHSIPAVFIGRKVRQWPADFGTCTVGESDYIPEIYSLTERFLKAIEYVGPGGIEFIWNKKEGKWQFIELNPRLDFWIGMAALKGVNLPLQQYLLSTGQHLFTARQRDGGRYWIDIIGDWEDWKWRRNNPEWKVSLWERLKPYFYFNEAVFSWKDPIPGARRLARPIVRRFLRPLKAVIQCARYISRKAPIDPMPTYNDYWNRRIEDGSSRAFYPRFEIAANMIRPTDNILDYGCGSGEFLRYLKSKGYKNIAGCDVCKPADFPREIPFFNENELFRNMHFDVVTMLQVIEHIPDAEDAIAKMFTISNKIVVSIPNCGYWQHRLRLLFGRVPITDVLYHMKEHVRLWTHKDFMDVCQSFGWKVRFARAAVPQNSILARFFPSLFARQMIYLLDKNED; from the coding sequence ATGAATAACCTGCCGAAGTTTTCTAGGGAATCAAAGGCTATTGTCTTTCCTGCTGGCACGGTCGCCGGGTATGGGCATATTCAATCACTTGGACTTGCTGGAATTCCCGTAGTTGCTGCTAATCCGGATAAGTGTGACAGTTTCTATTCACGCTATGTCGTAGAACGGCACATTGTCCCCGATCCACTTAAGGACCATGAGGCTTTTGTTCAATGGCTCGTTGAATATGGGAAAAACCAAGAATCAAAGCCGGTGCTCTTTATGGCAGAGGATGTTTTTGCATATATTGTAAGTCTTTATCAGGTTGAACTTTCGCCAGTATGCCTATATCCCTACCTGCCACTTGATAAGCTTGACCGATTCTTTAATAAAGAACATATGCTAAGGTTTGCTGAACAGGCGGGAGTGCCCCTTCCGCTAACGTTAACAAACCCAACTAGGAATCAGCTATTAGAGTGGGACGCCTTCCCGGCGATAATTAAACCTCTGGTGGCTAGGTTCACGTTTAAAGGCAGAAAGCTCATCAATACAGGAAGGTTTCAACATCTATTTGGCTCGAAAGCAGCAAAAGTTAACAACCGCCAGGAATTGCTTGAAAAGGCGGCAATGGTGGAGGAAGCAGAAATAGCCTATTTTGTTCAGGAATACCTATACGTACCCAATCGCGAGCTCCCAACTATTAAGTTCGTAGCGGCAGAGGACCATTCTATCCCGGCAGTTTTTATTGGGCGCAAGGTTCGTCAGTGGCCTGCTGACTTCGGTACATGCACAGTCGGTGAGTCTGATTACATCCCTGAGATATATAGTTTAACCGAGCGGTTCTTAAAAGCTATTGAGTACGTTGGTCCTGGTGGCATTGAGTTTATTTGGAATAAGAAAGAAGGAAAATGGCAATTTATCGAACTTAATCCGCGTCTAGATTTTTGGATTGGTATGGCGGCATTAAAAGGCGTAAACCTTCCGCTTCAGCAATATCTCCTCAGCACAGGTCAGCATCTGTTTACTGCTAGGCAGCGTGATGGCGGTAGGTATTGGATTGACATCATCGGCGACTGGGAGGATTGGAAATGGAGGCGAAATAATCCTGAATGGAAGGTTTCGCTTTGGGAAAGGCTTAAGCCTTATTTCTACTTTAATGAGGCTGTTTTCAGTTGGAAAGATCCCATTCCAGGCGCACGTAGGCTTGCACGGCCTATAGTTAGAAGGTTTCTTAGGCCATTAAAGGCAGTAATTCAATGCGCCAGATACATCAGCCGAAAGGCTCCTATTGACCCTATGCCGACCTATAATGATTATTGGAACCGCCGTATAGAGGATGGAAGTTCGAGGGCTTTCTATCCAAGGTTTGAAATTGCGGCAAATATGATTCGGCCTACGGATAATATTTTGGATTATGGATGCGGCAGTGGAGAATTTCTAAGATATCTTAAAAGCAAAGGTTATAAGAATATAGCAGGTTGTGATGTTTGCAAACCCGCTGACTTCCCAAGGGAAATACCTTTCTTTAACGAAAATGAGCTTTTTCGTAATATGCATTTTGACGTAGTAACCATGCTTCAAGTCATCGAACACATCCCTGATGCTGAAGATGCTATCGCAAAGATGTTTACCATATCCAATAAAATTGTTGTCTCAATTCCAAATTGTGGCTATTGGCAGCACAGGCTCCGGTTGCTTTTTGGCAGGGTGCCCATTACCGATGTGTTATACCATATGAAGGAACATGTGAGGTTATGGACCCACAAGGATTTCATGGATGTATGCCAGAGCTTTGGTTGGAAAGTTCGGTTTGCAAGAGCCGCTGTTCCACAAAATAGTATTTTAGCTCGATTTTTTCCAAGTTTATTCGCGAGACAGATGATTTATTTGTTAGATAAAAATGAAGATTAA
- a CDS encoding DegT/DnrJ/EryC1/StrS family aminotransferase, protein MKNKIAGFEEKEKLTEQPVRPDYLIFGSPRIEEDEIEEVVASLKSGWLGTGPKVAKFQSDFRDYIGCKHAIALNSCTAGLHLSLLVSGVGPGDEVITTPMTFAATANSIIHVGAKPVFVDIELPSMNINPALIESAITERTKAIIPVHFAGRPCDMDKIMKIAKKHGLIVIEDAAHAIEAWYHGQKIGNIGDLTCFSFYVTKNIITGEGGMVTTNNDEWADAIRIYSLHGLSKDAWKRYSDDGFKHYQVVAPGYKYNMMDIQAAIGFHQLRKIAKYHRRRKEIWETYDREFSSLPMDLPPPEEKDTVHARHLYTPLLRIDEIDISRDEFQQRLHKMNIGTGIHFVSLHLHPYYAETFGYQPEDFPNALEVSRRTISLPLSAKLTEEDVNTVILAVRRAFQA, encoded by the coding sequence ATGAAAAACAAAATTGCCGGATTTGAGGAAAAAGAAAAATTAACCGAGCAGCCAGTGCGGCCTGACTACCTTATTTTTGGTAGCCCGAGGATAGAAGAGGACGAGATTGAAGAAGTTGTAGCGAGTCTAAAAAGTGGCTGGCTAGGAACTGGACCAAAGGTTGCAAAGTTTCAATCTGACTTTCGTGACTACATCGGTTGTAAACACGCCATTGCATTAAACTCGTGCACCGCAGGGCTTCATCTTTCTCTTCTAGTTAGTGGCGTTGGTCCTGGTGACGAAGTCATCACTACACCAATGACCTTTGCCGCGACCGCTAATTCAATAATTCATGTGGGCGCAAAGCCTGTCTTTGTGGATATCGAACTGCCTTCGATGAACATAAATCCTGCTTTGATTGAGAGTGCAATCACTGAACGCACAAAAGCTATTATTCCCGTGCACTTTGCAGGTCGGCCGTGCGATATGGATAAGATTATGAAGATAGCAAAAAAGCATGGCCTTATCGTTATTGAGGATGCGGCGCATGCAATTGAAGCGTGGTATCATGGACAGAAAATTGGCAATATAGGGGACCTAACCTGTTTCAGCTTCTACGTGACGAAGAACATTATCACCGGCGAAGGCGGGATGGTAACTACCAATAACGACGAATGGGCAGATGCCATTCGCATCTACAGCTTGCATGGGCTGAGCAAGGACGCATGGAAGCGCTATTCTGACGACGGATTCAAGCATTACCAAGTAGTTGCCCCGGGTTACAAATACAATATGATGGACATCCAAGCCGCAATAGGATTCCATCAATTAAGAAAAATAGCAAAATACCATCGCCGACGTAAAGAAATATGGGAGACTTACGACCGAGAATTCTCAAGTTTGCCGATGGATCTTCCACCACCTGAAGAAAAAGATACTGTTCATGCTAGACATCTTTACACGCCACTACTGCGCATCGATGAGATTGATATCTCAAGAGACGAATTTCAACAACGATTGCACAAAATGAACATTGGTACGGGAATTCACTTTGTATCATTGCATTTGCACCCATATTATGCCGAGACATTTGGTTATCAGCCAGAGGATTTTCCAAATGCTTTGGAAGTTTCACGCCGGACGATTTCGCTTCCGCTTTCAGCCAAATTGACTGAAGAGGATGTTAATACCGTAATTCTGGCTGTCCGTCGGGCATTTCAAGCCTGA
- a CDS encoding nucleotide sugar dehydrogenase produces the protein MEQICVLGLGYIGLPTATLAASSGYKVRGVDIDPNVINCLSAGRAHIAEPELQASVARVIADGSLTVSSSPCPADVFLIAVPTPIKEDKTADLNCVTNAARMISGNLQSGALVIVESTVPPGTTSNVVIPILEESGLSAGKDFYVAYCPERVLPGKIIIELMNNDRVIGGLNTESAVRAARFYRRFVRADMYITNLITAEIVKLVENAFRDVNVAFANEISLISQQLGANVWEVIDLANKHPRVNILNPGPGVGGHCIAVDPWFLVESVPEATALIKAARQLNDSMPERIISWVESVVPPGAKIACLGAAYKANVGDIRESPALRIIYSLKEKGYELFVVDPYVENLNGLVLVPLNEALDSADCLLLLVDHDEFKSLDIDRLREKFGNGRLIDTRGIWAKGRTIRVS, from the coding sequence ATGGAGCAGATTTGTGTGCTGGGACTTGGGTATATAGGGCTTCCTACGGCCACGTTAGCAGCTTCAAGTGGCTACAAAGTCAGAGGAGTGGACATAGATCCCAATGTAATCAATTGCCTTTCCGCCGGGCGCGCACATATTGCCGAGCCAGAGCTTCAGGCATCAGTTGCTCGCGTAATTGCTGATGGTTCGTTGACGGTCAGCAGTTCTCCATGTCCGGCTGATGTTTTCTTGATTGCAGTTCCCACGCCAATAAAAGAAGATAAGACCGCCGACTTAAACTGCGTTACTAATGCTGCCCGAATGATATCCGGAAACCTTCAAAGTGGTGCGTTAGTTATCGTCGAGTCGACTGTACCACCTGGCACTACAAGTAATGTTGTTATTCCAATTTTAGAAGAATCGGGTTTGAGCGCCGGGAAGGATTTTTATGTAGCTTATTGTCCAGAACGGGTACTTCCAGGGAAGATAATAATTGAGCTAATGAACAACGACCGTGTGATTGGTGGTTTAAATACCGAATCGGCAGTTCGTGCAGCAAGATTTTATCGCAGGTTTGTTCGTGCAGATATGTATATTACCAACTTAATCACTGCCGAAATCGTAAAGCTTGTCGAGAACGCATTTAGAGATGTGAATGTAGCTTTTGCTAATGAAATTTCATTGATTTCCCAGCAATTAGGAGCGAATGTTTGGGAAGTGATTGATCTTGCAAACAAACATCCGCGTGTAAACATACTGAACCCCGGTCCTGGCGTTGGCGGTCATTGTATAGCAGTTGACCCGTGGTTTCTTGTGGAAAGCGTGCCCGAAGCTACCGCTCTTATAAAAGCAGCAAGGCAACTTAATGACTCAATGCCGGAGCGAATAATATCGTGGGTTGAGTCAGTGGTTCCACCTGGCGCAAAGATTGCTTGTTTAGGAGCGGCATATAAAGCCAATGTAGGTGATATTCGTGAAAGCCCTGCGCTCCGTATTATTTACAGCCTTAAGGAAAAGGGATATGAGCTGTTTGTGGTTGACCCATATGTGGAAAATCTCAATGGCTTGGTACTTGTGCCTCTCAACGAGGCATTAGATAGCGCTGATTGTTTGCTCCTATTAGTAGATCATGATGAGTTCAAAAGCTTGGATATAGACCGCTTGCGTGAAAAGTTCGGCAATGGAAGGTTGATTGATACAAGAGGTATTTGGGCAAAAGGCCGAACTATTAGGGTTAGCTAA
- a CDS encoding GNVR domain-containing protein, whose protein sequence is MDEINLADYLYVLKRRKRTVLGILVAVMIISGIVFAIMPRTYQGKATLLFPERRTNALSSQLASLVGGIPLLGESPSLAGRNVCITVLRSRTVNENICKRLNLNQYGLTYKDLQENLYIETPKEGGLNITCEVPTSWLKGHISKSEVGEAAARLAADIANCYLSELQLFDQMNSRLLGRTDRMFFESQLQRSKNELAKAEERLEKFQKANPTLMPPDKASLYANQALELASQQIQAEIALQEAQGQIARARATWTAGAPSELSPEAVMDNPVISELKANLAKLEVRRATLLEDFTENHPDVVALDQEIKKTYDRIQEEVSHIIAGKAGSTSPAHQELVKQLVLLEINGEGLESRKSALNSALARVERQLSNLPPLEVEYGRLLRDLKAAETVYMTLLAEYAKARVNEERDAESFIVVDKPVVPTGPAKPSVKLFFLASLVLGLFGGVFIAVVQEGFAGTSGEFRKAKGIPQKQPREKEV, encoded by the coding sequence ATGGATGAGATAAACCTTGCTGACTACTTATATGTGTTAAAGCGGCGCAAGCGGACCGTGCTTGGGATACTTGTTGCTGTGATGATTATTTCAGGCATAGTGTTCGCCATCATGCCCCGCACATATCAGGGCAAGGCAACGCTCCTTTTCCCCGAACGTCGCACTAATGCATTAAGTTCCCAACTTGCTTCTCTTGTTGGCGGTATACCGTTACTTGGTGAGTCTCCTTCGCTTGCTGGGCGAAACGTTTGCATTACCGTTCTTCGTAGCCGCACTGTGAACGAGAATATTTGCAAACGTCTTAATTTGAACCAGTACGGATTAACCTATAAAGATTTACAGGAAAATCTTTACATCGAAACGCCAAAAGAAGGCGGATTGAATATCACATGTGAAGTGCCTACTTCCTGGCTTAAAGGTCATATAAGCAAAAGTGAAGTCGGTGAGGCTGCTGCGCGCCTTGCAGCTGATATCGCAAATTGTTATCTTAGCGAGCTTCAGCTGTTTGACCAAATGAACTCGCGGTTACTGGGGCGAACCGATCGAATGTTCTTTGAGAGTCAGCTACAGCGCTCGAAGAACGAGCTAGCTAAAGCTGAAGAGCGGCTTGAGAAGTTCCAAAAAGCAAATCCAACGCTAATGCCACCAGACAAAGCTTCGTTGTACGCCAACCAAGCGCTCGAACTAGCATCCCAGCAGATACAGGCTGAGATTGCTCTTCAGGAGGCACAAGGGCAAATCGCCCGCGCACGCGCCACATGGACAGCCGGCGCACCTTCTGAGCTTTCACCCGAGGCTGTCATGGATAATCCCGTCATTTCAGAACTTAAAGCTAACCTTGCAAAGTTGGAGGTTAGGCGCGCAACGTTGCTGGAGGATTTCACCGAAAACCACCCGGATGTAGTTGCTTTGGACCAGGAAATCAAAAAGACTTACGATAGGATACAAGAAGAAGTTTCGCACATCATAGCTGGGAAGGCTGGAAGCACAAGCCCTGCACATCAGGAACTAGTCAAGCAATTAGTTTTGTTGGAAATTAACGGCGAAGGTTTAGAATCTAGAAAATCCGCGCTGAATTCTGCACTGGCAAGGGTTGAACGTCAATTATCTAATCTGCCTCCGTTAGAAGTGGAATATGGAAGGTTACTACGAGATCTTAAGGCTGCAGAAACGGTTTACATGACGCTCTTGGCGGAGTATGCCAAAGCTCGTGTAAATGAGGAGCGGGATGCAGAGTCGTTTATTGTCGTTGACAAGCCGGTTGTTCCGACTGGGCCTGCGAAACCCTCGGTGAAACTGTTCTTTCTCGCGAGCCTGGTGTTGGGACTTTTTGGTGGCGTGTTCATAGCTGTCGTTCAAGAAGGCTTTGCAGGTACGTCAGGCGAATTTAGAAAAGCTAAAGGGATTCCACAAAAGCAACCTCGTGAGAAGGAGGTTTGA
- a CDS encoding polysaccharide biosynthesis/export family protein gives MRGQIIGLLSKICLLLLLGVSSFAATEDLLLINPPQQSIPESPPGDRVKCELGNLNEWIPAAFSGAEYRIGPGDTLSINVQGKATLGYKARPDAKAGESPDEVTVTPGGDIYLPLAGKIQAAGKTVSELEDAIRQRLSTYIKHFEVSVAVSNVRTINVWISGEVENAGPRILPAVCTASLAALQAQIKPTGSTRRIEVIRNGSKKIVDLYKIIVTGNPQNDICLEPGDTLHVPAVTDYLEVTGEVTRPGRYEMVSLDGKTDEFTVSDLISLALGTTPAAARDKAFIERIGEDGRKFAINVNLLSKTNDIALKPGDVLVVPSISAFQPIVRLIGEFKGDGVYQRAPGSTTTDIENKSGIYFLKQGQTVKNVITATGGVTPQADLKRARIERFENGVLKNIPVDLERLLLQNDDTADVVLQNGDSLVLPALADKIHVFGEVKKPGSYIYSPNRRLVDYLGDAGGTTDIAKLTEVSIVRGGFEKPIILKVNAKQAIMRGTIKSNPVLEPGDIIYVPSKFIGGWRDAMQMVFSSLSLITLFRRL, from the coding sequence ATGCGCGGACAAATCATAGGATTGCTTTCTAAAATTTGCCTCTTGTTACTCCTCGGCGTTTCATCATTCGCCGCGACTGAGGATTTGTTACTGATAAACCCTCCCCAACAGAGTATTCCAGAATCTCCCCCAGGCGACCGAGTCAAATGCGAACTGGGAAACCTTAATGAATGGATACCTGCTGCTTTCTCTGGGGCGGAATACCGCATAGGGCCGGGGGACACGCTTAGTATTAATGTTCAGGGCAAGGCGACACTCGGCTACAAAGCGCGTCCGGATGCTAAGGCAGGCGAATCTCCTGATGAGGTGACGGTTACACCTGGAGGAGATATCTATCTTCCTTTGGCTGGCAAAATACAAGCGGCTGGCAAAACGGTTTCTGAACTTGAAGACGCTATACGCCAGCGATTGAGTACTTATATCAAACATTTTGAAGTTTCAGTCGCAGTTTCGAATGTCCGCACAATCAATGTATGGATAAGCGGTGAGGTTGAAAACGCTGGCCCACGAATACTGCCGGCAGTATGTACCGCTAGCCTTGCTGCTCTTCAGGCGCAAATTAAGCCAACAGGTTCGACTCGGCGAATCGAAGTCATCCGAAATGGCTCGAAAAAGATTGTTGACCTTTACAAAATAATTGTAACAGGTAATCCGCAAAATGACATATGTCTTGAACCCGGCGACACCTTGCATGTTCCTGCAGTGACCGACTATCTCGAGGTAACAGGCGAAGTCACGCGTCCGGGCAGATATGAGATGGTTTCGCTTGACGGGAAAACAGATGAATTCACCGTTTCCGACCTAATTAGCTTGGCGCTTGGAACTACCCCTGCTGCCGCTCGAGACAAGGCTTTCATCGAACGAATTGGCGAAGACGGACGGAAGTTTGCGATAAATGTGAATCTGCTTTCAAAGACGAATGATATTGCACTTAAGCCAGGAGATGTTTTGGTGGTCCCCTCGATTTCTGCATTCCAGCCTATTGTACGGTTGATTGGAGAATTCAAAGGCGATGGGGTATACCAGCGCGCTCCTGGTTCAACGACGACTGATATCGAAAACAAAAGTGGAATTTACTTCCTCAAGCAAGGCCAGACTGTTAAAAATGTTATTACGGCAACCGGAGGGGTCACTCCGCAAGCTGATCTCAAACGAGCACGAATCGAGCGCTTCGAGAACGGCGTCTTGAAGAATATTCCTGTTGATCTCGAACGCCTTCTTTTGCAAAACGACGACACGGCGGATGTTGTACTGCAAAATGGAGATTCGCTAGTACTTCCTGCACTTGCTGACAAAATTCACGTGTTTGGTGAGGTCAAGAAACCGGGGTCATATATATATAGTCCCAACCGAAGACTGGTTGACTATCTGGGGGATGCTGGTGGTACTACAGACATAGCCAAGCTAACAGAAGTTAGCATTGTCCGCGGCGGCTTTGAAAAACCTATAATCTTGAAGGTCAACGCCAAGCAAGCAATTATGAGAGGAACAATTAAAAGTAATCCTGTGCTTGAACCTGGCGATATTATTTACGTGCCCTCTAAGTTTATAGGGGGCTGGCGTGATGCGATGCAAATGGTATTTTCTAGCTTAAGCCTAATTACATTATTCCGCCGGCTCTAG
- a CDS encoding phosphodiester glycosidase family protein, which translates to MFSRRRVLFRLPHSLLALALLVLTACNLYAGEWTKELAPGVVLTQIVKECSGPNDNTIPRIINIVKVDPKAPGIKIKMVLGGDCVWGLDKTKGRETIGSMAKRLRAIAVLNTDFCNWTGDPLGLHISGGELVSEPYPNRTMFGITSDGQYLFDRLEFDARIILPDGRWFPIRGINRPRGDHEMVVYTPKFFKSTCTESNGSEAVVISPDLPIRLGVPLKGTVTCVNPDAGDTPIPENGIVLSGRGTGSDFIKENLKEGVELTLQFNVKGETTTGWEKVIEATGGTPRLVRNGKISLEVEKENLTLDSKFVTVTHPRSALGVTADGKLVLVTVDGRQEVSTGMPLKDLAELMLSIGCVDAMNLDGGGSTTLSTWFGTLNSPSDGWLRPLPNALAVFAEEAEDFDVPEFTISAPSAPIVAGSTVRLSLVDSSGQPIDPKLAEKAIWSMNGVTNFVDQGGVLHAGRVGETEIVVKLDGKIASLPIEVISKATGKLTAELIPDPSGDANKSILNVLVVDAAGKPVQDCMVSVKVTGGASDQPWKNTNADGKASFAITWEEGTSGEVTASVEGLTPFTIKRQ; encoded by the coding sequence ATGTTTTCAAGAAGACGTGTTTTGTTTAGGCTTCCACATTCTTTATTGGCGCTTGCCCTCTTGGTGCTTACTGCATGCAACTTGTATGCAGGAGAATGGACAAAAGAGTTAGCGCCAGGTGTTGTGCTAACTCAGATTGTAAAAGAATGTTCTGGGCCAAATGATAATACAATTCCCCGAATCATAAATATTGTAAAAGTTGACCCTAAAGCCCCTGGAATTAAAATTAAAATGGTACTTGGCGGTGATTGTGTTTGGGGTCTCGACAAGACAAAAGGCCGTGAGACAATTGGCTCCATGGCTAAGCGCCTTCGTGCAATTGCTGTTCTAAATACAGATTTTTGCAATTGGACCGGCGATCCACTAGGTCTTCACATTAGCGGAGGAGAGCTCGTCAGCGAACCATATCCAAATCGGACGATGTTTGGCATTACATCCGATGGTCAGTACTTATTCGACCGCCTCGAATTCGATGCTCGAATCATTCTCCCCGATGGCAGGTGGTTTCCGATAAGGGGCATAAATCGGCCCCGGGGCGATCACGAGATGGTTGTCTATACGCCGAAGTTTTTCAAGAGCACATGCACAGAGTCAAATGGCTCAGAGGCAGTTGTAATTTCGCCCGACCTTCCCATCAGGCTTGGTGTTCCCCTAAAGGGCACTGTTACCTGCGTAAATCCCGACGCGGGTGATACGCCCATACCCGAAAACGGCATTGTGCTCTCTGGTAGAGGCACAGGTTCGGACTTTATTAAAGAGAATTTAAAAGAAGGCGTAGAGTTGACTTTGCAGTTCAATGTCAAAGGTGAAACGACAACCGGTTGGGAAAAGGTCATAGAGGCAACTGGTGGTACCCCCAGGCTTGTTCGTAATGGCAAGATAAGCTTAGAAGTTGAAAAGGAAAACCTAACGCTGGATTCCAAATTTGTTACCGTTACCCATCCTCGCTCGGCACTCGGCGTAACAGCAGATGGGAAACTTGTGCTAGTTACAGTTGATGGCAGGCAAGAGGTAAGCACCGGCATGCCTCTGAAGGACCTAGCGGAACTAATGCTTTCCATAGGATGTGTTGATGCAATGAATCTCGATGGCGGAGGTTCAACAACCCTTTCCACGTGGTTTGGCACGCTCAATAGCCCCTCGGATGGCTGGCTTCGTCCACTTCCCAATGCGCTCGCTGTCTTTGCCGAAGAGGCTGAGGATTTCGACGTTCCCGAATTTACTATATCAGCCCCATCTGCTCCCATAGTAGCTGGGTCAACTGTCCGCCTAAGCCTTGTAGATTCATCTGGCCAGCCTATTGATCCAAAGTTAGCAGAAAAGGCAATCTGGAGCATGAACGGCGTTACAAACTTCGTGGACCAGGGAGGAGTGCTCCACGCCGGAAGGGTTGGCGAGACTGAGATTGTTGTAAAGTTAGATGGCAAAATTGCGTCTCTACCTATTGAGGTAATTTCAAAGGCGACGGGTAAGCTCACTGCAGAATTGATTCCAGACCCTTCGGGTGATGCTAATAAGAGTATCCTTAACGTTTTGGTCGTTGATGCTGCTGGGAAACCGGTGCAGGATTGCATGGTTTCAGTCAAAGTTACCGGCGGCGCCTCTGACCAGCCGTGGAAAAACACAAATGCCGATGGCAAAGCTTCTTTTGCAATTACTTGGGAAGAAGGCACCTCAGGCGAAGTTACCGCAAGCGTTGAGGGACTAACTCCGTTTACAATAAAAAGACAGTAG